A stretch of DNA from Nitrospirota bacterium:
AGAGGGTGGCCAAGGACAGGGAGGAGCTCCTCAGGTACGGAAACGAGTCCCTCCTGGCGGACCTCCTGCCCTCCCTGGACAACCTCGAGATAGCCCTCGAGCACGCGGCGGCGGGCGAGACGGCCGGCGCCCTGGTGGAGGGTGTCGAGAACACCTTGAGGGAGTTGTACCGCACGCTGGAGAAATACGGCGTCAAGCGCATCGAAGCGCTGGACAGGCCCTTTGACCCGGCCTACCACCATGCCATCTCCCAGGAGGAGAGGGAGGACGTGGAGCCGGGCATCGTGGTCGAGGAGCTGAGGAAGGGCTTCATTTACGGCGACAAGGTGCTCAGGGCGCCCCTGGTGTCGGTCTCCAAGAGGCCCGAGGGGAGCGCGTCCTGAGGCGCGCGCCGGGCAAGCAGGCATTCATCAAGAAATACTATAATATCCGGAAGAAGGAGGAGTCAGGAAGATGGGCAAAGCGATAGGAATAGACCTGGGTACGACCAACTCCGTCGTTGCCGTTGTGCAGGGTGGCGAGCCCGTCGTCATACCGAACCAGGAAGGAAACAGGACCACCCCCTCGGTGGTGGCCTTTACGGAAAAAGGGGAGCGGCTGGTGGGCCAGATTGCCAAGAGGCAAGCCATAACGAACCCCGAAAATACGGTGTTCTCCATCAAGCGGCTCATGGGCCGGCGCTTCAACACCCCCGAGGTGGAGCACGCCAGGGAGCGCCTGCCCTACAAGATCGTGGAGGCGTCCAACGGTGACGCCCAGGTGGAGATACGGGGCAAGAGGTACTCCCCGCCGGAGATATCGGCCATGGTCCTGCAGAAGCTCAGGCAGGCGGCGGAGGACTACCTGGGTGAGAAGGTCACCGACGCGGTGGTCACCGTGCCGGCCTACTTCGACGACAGCCAGCGGCAGGCCACCAAGGACGCCGGCAAGATAGCCGGCCTGAACGTCCTGCGGATCATCAACGAGCCCACCGCGGCGGCCCTGGCCTACGGGCTGGACAAGAAGAAGGAAGAGGAGGTGGCCGTCTACGACCTGGGCGGCGGCACCTTCGACATCTCCATCCTGGAAATCGGGGAGGGCGTCATCGAGGTCCGCTCCACCAACGGGGACACGTACCTGGGGGGAGACGACTTCGACCTCAGGGTCATGGACTGGATGGTGGAGGAGTTCAAGAAGGAGCAGGGGATCGACCTCAAGGGGGACAAGATGGCCCTACAGAGGCTCAAGGAGGCCGCCGAGAGGGCGAAGATAGAGCTGTCCACCGCCACCGAGACCGAGATAAACCTGCCCTTCGTCACCGCCGACGCCACCGGGCCGAAGCATCTGCTGATGAAGCTCGCCCGTTCGAAGTTCGAGCAGCTGGCCGGCGATCTCTTCGACAGGACCGTTGAGCCCTGCAAGGTGGCCCTGAAGGACGCGGGCTTCGGCGCCAAGGACATCGACGAGGTCATCCTGGTGGGCGGGCAGACCAGAACGCCCAAGGTCATCCAGACCGTGCAGGGCTTCTTCGGCAGGGAGCCCAACAAGACCGTCAACCCCGACGAGGTGGTG
This window harbors:
- the dnaK gene encoding molecular chaperone DnaK — protein: MGKAIGIDLGTTNSVVAVVQGGEPVVIPNQEGNRTTPSVVAFTEKGERLVGQIAKRQAITNPENTVFSIKRLMGRRFNTPEVEHARERLPYKIVEASNGDAQVEIRGKRYSPPEISAMVLQKLRQAAEDYLGEKVTDAVVTVPAYFDDSQRQATKDAGKIAGLNVLRIINEPTAAALAYGLDKKKEEEVAVYDLGGGTFDISILEIGEGVIEVRSTNGDTYLGGDDFDLRVMDWMVEEFKKEQGIDLKGDKMALQRLKEAAERAKIELSTATETEINLPFVTADATGPKHLLMKLARSKFEQLAGDLFDRTVEPCKVALKDAGFGAKDIDEVILVGGQTRTPKVIQTVQGFFGREPNKTVNPDEVVAVGAAVQAAVLKGEVKEVLLLDVTPLSLGIETLGGVFTKIIEKNTTIPTKKSQIFSTASDSQPAVTIRVFQGEREMASDNKLLGNFELVGIPPAPRGVPQIEVAFDIDANGILHVSAKDLGTGKEQSIRITATSGLSEDEIKRMQRDAEEHASEDKKRRELAEARNEADTLVYSVEKSLREYGEKLSEDDKNKINEALEDVKKVKDTATEAAEIKRAVEKLTSASHKIAEHVYQQAGAGAGAAAGGNQEGGEKENVVEAEFEDVDKEGKE
- the grpE gene encoding nucleotide exchange factor GrpE, coding for MEEDRKDRTEEAFEEEEVEVVHEGPEQRAAREEEAPSAEAAREEMKEKYLRLYAEFENYRKRVAKDREELLRYGNESLLADLLPSLDNLEIALEHAAAGETAGALVEGVENTLRELYRTLEKYGVKRIEALDRPFDPAYHHAISQEEREDVEPGIVVEELRKGFIYGDKVLRAPLVSVSKRPEGSAS